The following DNA comes from Cellulophaga sp. HaHa_2_95.
AATTTATTGCAATAATACCTACGGTAACTAAATCAATACTATCCATATAATCAAACGTTCTGTTTGATTCCAAATATAACTATATTTGCGGTATAATTATTGGCATGCAGTTATTAGTATTCATTTTAGTTTACCCTATTCTTTGGTTTATTTCCATATTACCATATACCTTATTTTATTGGCTCTCAGATTTTGTTTTTTTCTTGGTGTATACCCTTTTTGGTTACCGCAAAAAAGTAGTGTATTCAAATTTGAAACTTGTATTTCCTGATAAAAGCGAACAGGAACTGTTACAAATTCAACGTAAGTTCTATAGTCATTTGATTGATACGTTCATGGAGATGATTAAAACCATGGCACTATCCAAGGCTCAAGTACAGCAAAGATATACCATCAAAAATATTGAAATCCTTAAAGAATTAGGCAAGACTAAAAGTGTTTTAATAGTCTGTTCGCACTACGCCAATTGGGAATGGAATGTGAGTATAAATAACTATGTAGATTTCAAAGGCTATGCTGTGTATCAAAAAGTAGCAAATAAATATTTTGATCATTGGATACGTAAAGTAAGAGCCCGTTGGAACACGACCTTAATTACACAAGAAGAAACAGTGAAAACTGTGGTAAGAAATGTTAGAGATGATGTTAGGAGTGCTTACGGAATGGTAAGTGATCAATCTCCTCAAGCCCATAGAGCTCCTTATTGGACGGAGTTTATGGGAATTAAAGTTCCTGTTTTTAGTGGTGCAGAAACTATGGCACGTAAAATGGATTTAGGAGTGCTGTTTCTAAAAGTAGCTAAAGTAAAAAGAGGCTATTATGAGGCGGAATTTATTCCGATTACGGCAGCAGGAAAATCTACTGCGGCTCATGAAATTACCGATAAGTTTCTGCGCTTAACAGAACAACAGATACTAGAACGTCCTGAACATTATTTATGGACTCATCGCCGCTGGAAACATAGAGATAAAGCAGATCAGCATTAATAAAAAAAGGAGCATCTAATAGTATTTAGTTGCTCCTTTTTATGGCAATTTTCACTAGTTTTTACAAACCAGCTACTTTTTTTATTTCACCTATAATTTTATCAGCTAAAGCATCAGCTTCTGATTGTGATTTAGCCTCCGTATAAATTCTAATAATAGGCTCTGTATTAGATTTACGTAAATGTACCCAGTTCTCAGCGAAATCAATTTTCACACCGTCAATAGTAGTAATCTCTTCCTTTTTATAAGTATCAGCCATGGCAACTAAAATAGCATCCACATCTAAGCCAGGGGTCAATTCAATTTTCTTTTTACTCATGAAGTAAGATGGGTAACTAGCTCTCAATTCAGCAACAGTGCCACCTTTTTCTGCCATTAGCATTAAAAATAAAGCGGTACCTACAAGAGAATCTCTTCCATAATGACTTTCAGGGTAAATAATACCACCATTACCTTCGCCGCCTATAACGGCATTATTTGCTTTCATTTTGGTTACCACGTTTACCTCTCCAACAGCTGCAGCTTCATAAGTGCCACCATGTTTTTGTGTGATATCTCTAAGCGCTCTAGAGGAAGATAAGTTTGATACGGTATTTCCTTTAGTTTTTCCTAAGACATAATCAGCACAAGCTACAAGCGTATATTCTTCTCCGAACATTTCACCGTCGTTACTAATGAAGGCCAAACGGTCTACATCAGGATCAACTACAATTCCAAAATCCGCTTTTTCTTCTAGTACTAAAGCACAAATATCTCCTAAATGCTCTTTCAGAGGTTCTGGGTTATGTGGAAAATGTCCCGTAGGGTCACAATATAACTCCACAACTTCTACTCCTAATTCTTTTAAAAGCTTTGGTATGGCAATACCACCCGTAGAGTTTACACCATCTACTACAACTTTAAATTTTGCAGCTCTAATGGTATCAGCATCTATTAGATCAAGTTCTAAAACTTCATCAATATGAATATCTATATAAGAATCATTTCGTGTGATTTCGCCTAAATCATCAACCTCAGAAAAATTGAAATCCTCTTTTTCTGCAATGGCCAAAATCTTAGCCCCTTGTGCTGCATCTAAAAATTCTCCCTTTTCATTTAGCAATTTTAAAGCATTCCATTGTTTTGGATTGTGACTAGCGGTTAGAATAATACCTCCATCAGCCTCTTCTAAGGGAACAGCAATTTCAACAGTAGGGGTAGTAGATAAATCTAAATCAATTACATCTATCCCTAAACCTATTAAAGTAGATACTACAATATTCTGAATCATCTCTCCAGAAATACGAGCATCTCTACCTATAACTACTTTTAATTTATCTTTCTTAGAATATTCTTTTAACCAAATACCATAGGCTGCTGCAAATTTTACCGCATCAATGGGTGTTAAGTTATCTCCTGGTTTTCCTCCGATTGTACCACGTATTCCTGAAATGGATTTGATTAGTGTCATAATTTATTTGAAAATTTTTACAAATATAAAGGGTTCAGGCTAAATGCTAGACTTCTTATTTGTAAATTCGATAGGAATAGTTTTTCTTCGGTCTATGAATTTTTTAGCACATATTTACCTATCATTTGATGATAATGAAATTACTCTTGGAAATTTTATTGCCGATAGTATTCGCGGTAATAAGTACAAGCATTTACCAGAGCGAGTACAAAAAGGGATCAAATTACATCGATTTATTGATACCTTTACCGATGCACACCCCACGGTTAGAAAAAGCACTAAAAGATTACATGAAAACTATAGCCATTATAGCGGCGTTATTGTAGACATTTTTTACGATCATTTTTTAGCAAAAAATTGGGGTACGTATTCTGATGTTCCTTTGGAGCTTTTTGTAGATAATTTCTACGATCTTTTAGAAGATAATTATGAAATACTTCCAGATACTACTAAACATATGATGCCGTATATGATTGCTGATAATTGGATTTTTAATTACTCAAAACTAGAAGGTATTGGTAGGGTACTAAATGGTATGAACAGAAGAACAAAAAATAAATCTAAGATGAACTTTGCTATTTTAGATTTAGAACAGCATTATGATGAGTTTGAAAAAGAATTTACATCC
Coding sequences within:
- a CDS encoding lysophospholipid acyltransferase family protein produces the protein MQLLVFILVYPILWFISILPYTLFYWLSDFVFFLVYTLFGYRKKVVYSNLKLVFPDKSEQELLQIQRKFYSHLIDTFMEMIKTMALSKAQVQQRYTIKNIEILKELGKTKSVLIVCSHYANWEWNVSINNYVDFKGYAVYQKVANKYFDHWIRKVRARWNTTLITQEETVKTVVRNVRDDVRSAYGMVSDQSPQAHRAPYWTEFMGIKVPVFSGAETMARKMDLGVLFLKVAKVKRGYYEAEFIPITAAGKSTAAHEITDKFLRLTEQQILERPEHYLWTHRRWKHRDKADQH
- the glmM gene encoding phosphoglucosamine mutase; translated protein: MTLIKSISGIRGTIGGKPGDNLTPIDAVKFAAAYGIWLKEYSKKDKLKVVIGRDARISGEMIQNIVVSTLIGLGIDVIDLDLSTTPTVEIAVPLEEADGGIILTASHNPKQWNALKLLNEKGEFLDAAQGAKILAIAEKEDFNFSEVDDLGEITRNDSYIDIHIDEVLELDLIDADTIRAAKFKVVVDGVNSTGGIAIPKLLKELGVEVVELYCDPTGHFPHNPEPLKEHLGDICALVLEEKADFGIVVDPDVDRLAFISNDGEMFGEEYTLVACADYVLGKTKGNTVSNLSSSRALRDITQKHGGTYEAAAVGEVNVVTKMKANNAVIGGEGNGGIIYPESHYGRDSLVGTALFLMLMAEKGGTVAELRASYPSYFMSKKKIELTPGLDVDAILVAMADTYKKEEITTIDGVKIDFAENWVHLRKSNTEPIIRIYTEAKSQSEADALADKIIGEIKKVAGL
- a CDS encoding ACP phosphodiesterase — encoded protein: MNFLAHIYLSFDDNEITLGNFIADSIRGNKYKHLPERVQKGIKLHRFIDTFTDAHPTVRKSTKRLHENYSHYSGVIVDIFYDHFLAKNWGTYSDVPLELFVDNFYDLLEDNYEILPDTTKHMMPYMIADNWIFNYSKLEGIGRVLNGMNRRTKNKSKMNFAILDLEQHYDEFEKEFTSFFEELVTYSKQKYISL